One Elusimicrobiota bacterium genomic window carries:
- a CDS encoding ChbG/HpnK family deacetylase, which translates to MKKLVINADDFGRSSPVNQGIIEAHQKGIVTSASLMTNREGFAEAVNLAKANPKLGIGLHLDLDHFFNLQHGAGRLLGYRDPTLPMASIVQETEAQIQKALATGLPIGHLDGHHHVHLRPELFASVAALTVKYKIPTIRYFKGFYEGLYPQSDMNWILEIVQRFQLRCTDMFFAGWEPVESSLPGYRYFDPSASFQTAELMVHPGKGEAWREQELARCISSDIRKRLQFAGIEWMSFNELS; encoded by the coding sequence ATGAAAAAACTGGTTATCAATGCCGACGATTTTGGCCGTTCCTCTCCGGTTAACCAGGGAATTATAGAAGCGCACCAGAAAGGGATCGTGACGAGTGCCAGTCTCATGACCAACCGCGAAGGTTTTGCGGAGGCGGTGAATCTGGCCAAGGCCAATCCGAAGTTGGGGATCGGGCTACATCTCGATTTGGATCATTTTTTTAATTTACAACACGGGGCCGGACGCCTCCTGGGGTATCGAGATCCCACCCTTCCCATGGCTTCGATTGTTCAGGAAACCGAGGCTCAAATCCAAAAAGCTCTGGCCACGGGGCTGCCGATCGGGCATCTGGATGGCCACCACCATGTTCACCTGCGCCCGGAGCTTTTCGCTTCCGTCGCGGCGTTGACCGTCAAATACAAAATCCCAACGATTCGCTATTTTAAAGGATTCTACGAGGGACTTTACCCTCAATCTGATATGAATTGGATCCTGGAGATTGTCCAACGTTTTCAATTGCGTTGTACCGATATGTTTTTCGCGGGGTGGGAACCGGTGGAATCGAGTTTGCCGGGGTATCGCTATTTTGACCCTTCCGCCTCCTTTCAGACAGCCGAGTTGATGGTTCATCCGGGGAAAGGCGAGGCATGGCGAGAACAGGAACTGGCCCGTTGCATTTCTTCAGACATTCGAAAGCGTCTTCAATTCGCCGGCATTGAATGGATGAGCTTTAATGAACTTTCTTAG
- a CDS encoding response regulator transcription factor, whose protein sequence is MSPVSRVLVVDDEVSVRAVLERILRKEGFQVLLAASAKEALQILKDQQPDVMVLDLNLPDLSGNEVCQRIRKDPLACSIPILILTGRVMEGLTAECLNSGADDYLAKPFDIKELVARVKSLLRRPRLYSSSDAVFHKGPLSLHVGERRVMVKGRPIPSLAPKEFELLRQVLLHAPKVIDKNALALAVWGVPAERLHHRTLDVHMRRIRKKIGPIAAPYLRTVPAVGYQWIEST, encoded by the coding sequence ATGAGCCCTGTTTCGAGAGTCCTGGTTGTTGATGACGAAGTATCCGTCCGCGCGGTTCTGGAGAGAATCCTGCGGAAGGAAGGTTTTCAGGTCTTGTTGGCGGCTTCCGCGAAAGAAGCGCTTCAGATCCTCAAGGACCAACAGCCGGATGTCATGGTGTTGGATTTGAACCTTCCGGATTTGTCCGGGAATGAGGTGTGCCAGCGCATTCGCAAGGACCCGTTGGCCTGTTCCATCCCCATATTGATTTTAACCGGCCGGGTAATGGAGGGCCTTACTGCCGAATGTTTGAACAGCGGGGCTGACGATTACCTTGCCAAACCGTTTGATATAAAGGAACTGGTGGCCAGGGTCAAGTCTCTGTTGCGGCGCCCCCGTCTTTATTCTTCCAGTGATGCGGTTTTTCATAAGGGTCCTCTCAGCCTGCACGTAGGGGAACGGCGCGTCATGGTCAAAGGGCGACCGATCCCGAGCCTGGCGCCCAAAGAATTTGAGCTTTTGCGACAAGTCTTGTTGCATGCCCCCAAAGTCATTGATAAAAATGCTTTGGCTCTGGCCGTCTGGGGAGTTCCAGCGGAGCGCCTCCATCACCGAACCCTGGATGTTCACATGCGACGAATCCGCAAAAAAATCGGTCCCATAGCGGCTCCCTATCTTAGAACCGTTCCAGCCGTAGGGTACCAATGGATTGAGTCGACCTGA
- a CDS encoding response regulator encodes MKILVVDDEIANVSMVHRYLEREGYTVVTACDGQEALVQIRRQAPDLILLDIAMPVLDGLTLCARLRSNYRTRGLPVIFMTARGSLADRLEGFRIGADDFVTKPFDLEELKVRIEATLQRRQWDLWRNPLTLLPGSLGIRENVQQRMQGSNRFAFAYLDIDYFKAFNDVYGYDAGDRMIQLVAKLVMDAAEQTEQAGSFPGHIGGDDFVLISTIDTLQQILPVITAQFDARCLDFYRPEDRRNRQIRTKNRRGEEQTFPLVSLSVAVVAALPSAVSHYAQLVEVASEMKQFIKKQDHQGRSLVMWDRRNSFGVPPVQMVTRQADDVHG; translated from the coding sequence GTGAAAATTCTGGTTGTGGATGATGAGATAGCCAATGTCAGCATGGTTCACCGTTACCTGGAGCGTGAAGGGTACACCGTTGTTACGGCTTGCGATGGACAAGAAGCACTGGTGCAAATTCGTCGCCAGGCGCCCGATCTGATCCTCCTGGATATTGCGATGCCGGTTTTGGATGGGCTCACGCTGTGCGCCCGGCTTCGCAGCAATTACCGGACTCGAGGATTGCCCGTGATCTTTATGACGGCACGAGGGTCGCTGGCCGACCGGTTGGAAGGTTTCCGGATCGGGGCGGATGACTTTGTTACCAAGCCCTTTGACTTGGAAGAATTAAAGGTTCGTATTGAAGCCACCCTTCAGCGCCGCCAGTGGGATTTATGGAGAAATCCCCTGACCCTTTTGCCGGGGAGCCTCGGGATCAGGGAGAATGTCCAGCAACGGATGCAAGGCTCCAATCGGTTCGCGTTCGCTTACCTTGATATTGACTATTTTAAAGCTTTTAACGATGTGTATGGCTACGACGCCGGAGACCGGATGATCCAGCTGGTGGCCAAGCTGGTCATGGATGCGGCAGAACAGACCGAACAGGCTGGATCATTTCCCGGTCACATCGGCGGGGATGACTTCGTGTTGATTTCTACTATCGATACGTTGCAGCAGATTTTGCCCGTCATTACGGCTCAATTTGATGCCAGATGTTTAGATTTCTACCGCCCGGAAGACCGTCGTAATCGACAGATCCGGACCAAAAACCGGCGTGGGGAGGAGCAAACCTTTCCGCTGGTCTCTCTTTCCGTTGCCGTGGTGGCGGCCCTCCCTTCAGCGGTTTCCCATTATGCACAGTTGGTGGAAGTGGCCAGCGAGATGAAGCAGTTTATTAAAAAGCAAGATCATCAAGGGAGGAGCCTGGTCATGTGGGACCGGCGAAATTCGTTCGGGGTCCCACCGGTCCAAATGGTTACCCGTCAGGCAGATGATGTTCATGGCTAA
- a CDS encoding response regulator, producing the protein MSESPINRVRVLVIDDEIGLCEMLVFGLSDRGYDVTTAASGEEGIEKLRKQPFDLVVSDIMMPGKNGVEVLKEIKQISPETEVIMATGYATLETAVESMKQGAYDYITKPYGLEQLNAIFEKAQERRQLRAQVGRLEELNRLKSEFLASMSHELRTPMNAIIGYTSLLLDGVYGPLGDKQKQSLKRVETNSKNLLQLINDILDLSKLSSGRMPICKESFSLQALGKEVTEIMESLAKECSLRLVSSIPEDLALYSDKTKIKQVLINLVGNSLKFTKEGEVGIRAQITADGQNTQIEVFDTGIGIRPEDIGQLFQEFKQLDSSTTREYGGTGLGLSICKKIVELLGGRIEAQSELGKGSIFRFILPIGQVPVKEDLPVPVGTEAPNGSRKLLAIDDDPEVLNLLADSLKGTGYTLVGAQSAEEGLALAGQIHPFAITLDIMMPHRDGWFVLQALKNDPHLRAIPVFIVSICENRELGFSLGVADYIVKPFDRRDLLDRLRRLEKRPMAKALIADDDPLIRRLFLEALNQEGYQTETAENGQRVIEQLKAFKPDVLFLDLMMPVMSGFEVLEEMSKDPDLKNVRVFVMTAKNLTPQEIQYLEQRTDMIVQKGSKTLPEIFGMLREKLLSLKEAAV; encoded by the coding sequence ATGAGTGAATCGCCTATAAACCGTGTTCGAGTTCTTGTGATTGATGATGAAATCGGACTGTGCGAAATGCTGGTCTTCGGTTTATCGGATCGCGGCTATGACGTGACCACGGCGGCGAGCGGGGAAGAAGGGATCGAGAAGCTAAGAAAACAGCCCTTTGATCTGGTGGTCAGCGATATTATGATGCCCGGGAAAAATGGTGTCGAAGTGTTAAAGGAGATCAAACAGATCAGTCCTGAAACCGAGGTCATCATGGCCACCGGATATGCGACGCTCGAAACCGCGGTGGAATCCATGAAGCAGGGCGCCTACGACTATATTACGAAACCTTACGGTCTGGAACAGTTGAACGCGATTTTTGAGAAAGCCCAGGAACGGCGGCAGCTCAGAGCGCAAGTGGGGCGCCTGGAGGAGTTGAACCGTTTGAAATCGGAGTTCCTGGCCAGCATGAGTCATGAGCTCCGGACCCCGATGAACGCCATTATTGGGTATACCTCGTTGTTGTTGGACGGTGTTTATGGTCCTTTGGGGGACAAACAGAAACAAAGCCTGAAACGGGTCGAAACAAATTCGAAAAATCTGCTTCAGTTGATCAACGATATCCTGGATCTCTCCAAGCTGTCTTCGGGTCGCATGCCGATCTGTAAGGAATCCTTCAGTCTGCAGGCACTCGGTAAGGAAGTAACTGAAATCATGGAATCATTGGCGAAGGAGTGCAGTCTCCGGTTGGTTTCCTCCATTCCAGAGGATCTTGCCCTCTATTCCGATAAGACCAAGATCAAACAAGTTCTGATCAACCTGGTCGGGAACAGCCTCAAATTTACGAAGGAAGGAGAAGTGGGCATTCGGGCGCAAATAACAGCGGATGGACAGAACACCCAAATAGAAGTCTTTGATACCGGCATCGGTATCCGACCGGAAGATATTGGCCAATTGTTCCAGGAATTTAAGCAACTGGATTCGTCTACGACGCGCGAATACGGCGGGACCGGGCTCGGGCTTTCGATTTGCAAGAAAATAGTGGAATTGCTGGGCGGGCGTATCGAGGCCCAGAGCGAGCTTGGAAAAGGTTCGATCTTCCGCTTCATCCTTCCAATTGGCCAGGTTCCTGTTAAGGAGGATCTGCCCGTGCCCGTGGGGACAGAGGCTCCAAACGGCTCCAGGAAGCTGTTGGCCATTGATGATGATCCGGAAGTTCTGAATCTTCTGGCCGACAGTCTCAAAGGGACCGGATATACCCTGGTCGGGGCTCAATCCGCGGAAGAAGGATTGGCCTTGGCAGGGCAGATCCATCCGTTCGCGATTACCCTCGACATTATGATGCCCCACCGGGATGGATGGTTCGTGCTGCAGGCGCTTAAAAACGACCCGCACCTTCGGGCTATCCCGGTTTTCATCGTTTCCATCTGTGAAAACAGGGAGCTTGGTTTTTCACTCGGGGTCGCCGATTACATTGTGAAACCGTTTGACCGACGCGACCTGCTGGATCGGCTGCGACGGCTGGAAAAAAGGCCGATGGCCAAGGCATTGATTGCGGATGATGACCCGCTCATCCGCCGGCTTTTTCTGGAAGCGTTAAACCAGGAAGGATACCAGACGGAGACGGCGGAAAACGGTCAGCGGGTCATAGAGCAGTTAAAAGCCTTCAAGCCGGATGTCCTGTTTCTGGATCTCATGATGCCGGTGATGAGCGGATTTGAGGTTTTAGAAGAAATGTCCAAGGATCCTGATCTGAAAAATGTACGGGTTTTCGTGATGACGGCTAAAAACCTGACGCCTCAGGAGATCCAATATTTAGAACAACGCACGGACATGATTGTTCAAAAGGGATCCAAGACTCTCCCTGAGATTTTTGGCATGCTTCGTGAGAAACTTCTGTCTCTGAAAGAGGCGGCGGTATGA
- a CDS encoding response regulator: MMTGRILVADDDFDNRTIIQDALCASGYEVLIAVNGEEAFGMAMQTKPDLILLDMSMPKISGWEVAKRLRADERFQKTPILAFTAHALAGESKKALSAGCDDYIAKPCQPKDLLERIQFWMDQRSIPSSKRDA; encoded by the coding sequence ATGATGACCGGCCGAATTTTAGTCGCAGACGATGATTTTGACAACCGGACGATCATCCAGGATGCGTTGTGCGCGTCCGGGTATGAGGTGCTCATAGCAGTCAATGGAGAGGAAGCCTTTGGAATGGCCATGCAGACGAAACCAGATTTGATCCTTCTCGATATGTCGATGCCGAAAATCAGCGGATGGGAAGTGGCTAAACGCTTGCGTGCAGATGAACGCTTTCAAAAAACGCCGATCCTTGCGTTTACGGCGCATGCGTTGGCGGGGGAGTCGAAAAAAGCGCTGAGCGCCGGTTGTGATGATTACATCGCGAAGCCTTGTCAGCCCAAAGACCTGTTGGAACGCATTCAGTTCTGGATGGACCAGCGTTCAATACCGTCTTCCAAAAGGGATGCCTAA
- a CDS encoding response regulator, which produces MAYVLIADDDPDNRNLLKIRLEAIGHEVMEATDGEDGLRRAQRQKPDLVILDVMMPKIDGWELCRRLRADPKTHTTPIIMLTACSQDIEQLRGWESGADEYLTKPWDAEKLMQAITRLLPSAASGVQTNT; this is translated from the coding sequence ATGGCCTACGTTCTGATTGCCGATGACGATCCGGATAACCGTAATCTGTTGAAGATCCGCCTGGAAGCGATCGGCCATGAAGTGATGGAGGCCACCGATGGAGAGGACGGGCTTCGCCGTGCCCAGCGGCAAAAACCGGATCTGGTCATCCTGGATGTCATGATGCCCAAGATCGACGGGTGGGAGCTGTGCAGGCGTTTACGGGCTGATCCAAAGACCCATACGACTCCCATTATCATGCTGACGGCCTGTTCCCAGGATATCGAGCAGCTCAGGGGATGGGAAAGCGGCGCGGATGAATACCTCACCAAACCCTGGGATGCGGAGAAACTGATGCAAGCGATCACGCGATTGTTGCCCTCTGCCGCCTCTGGGGTGCAGACCAATACTTAG
- a CDS encoding response regulator: protein MESVETVHREEEKKGTANRILVVDDEVGIRDFLSNELLLQGYQVDTAADGAEALSKIHPGAFQVVICDINMPRMSGIDFLAKARRCDPDLEVIMATGYATIESAVETMKRGAYDFVQKPFNINELLAIIEKCLEKSELKALMAVYEASRSVFQSVELASLLPHIADLSKQLLRADDVSILLMDSKGHLSVAAAAGLENEARRSARLALGARIAGKVAESREPVLFVASLKNDSRFTDSAESKDIQSSIVYPLILQEELLGVLNVNRTRQSDPFTPMDLRMVTIFSSQIAQAVHNAHLYERLAAKVTELETAKKQLEEAQMQLIQSEKLAGIGQLAAGVAHELNNPLSGVLGFSQLLLDDPKLTAQQRKDVETIHAQSQRCRVIIQNLLQFSRRKEPRKEAINLIPLIQATLDLVKYDFSTSGIEIIQKFPDSLPLVFGDSHQLQQVFLNIITNARQAMEGSLRGQLSIEAKTDAKEVMIEFIDTGDGIPPELMGKIFDPFFTTKAPGKGTGLGLSICYGIIQQHHGELKVKSAVHAGTTFTLQFPVYE, encoded by the coding sequence ATGGAAAGTGTTGAGACCGTCCATCGGGAAGAAGAAAAAAAGGGAACAGCTAATCGGATTCTCGTTGTCGATGACGAAGTCGGCATCCGGGATTTTCTCTCGAATGAGCTTTTGCTTCAGGGATACCAGGTCGACACCGCCGCCGATGGCGCGGAAGCGCTTTCCAAAATTCACCCCGGGGCATTTCAGGTCGTTATTTGTGACATCAATATGCCGCGAATGAGCGGAATTGATTTTCTCGCCAAAGCGCGTCGGTGCGACCCGGACCTGGAAGTCATTATGGCCACGGGGTACGCCACGATTGAATCGGCCGTGGAGACCATGAAACGCGGCGCCTACGACTTTGTTCAGAAGCCTTTTAACATTAATGAATTGCTGGCCATCATTGAAAAATGTCTGGAAAAAAGTGAGCTCAAGGCGTTGATGGCTGTTTATGAAGCCAGTCGATCCGTTTTTCAATCGGTGGAACTGGCGAGCCTGTTGCCGCATATTGCGGATCTTTCCAAACAGTTGCTGCGGGCCGATGACGTCTCCATCCTGTTGATGGATTCGAAAGGGCATCTGTCGGTCGCGGCGGCGGCAGGTCTTGAAAATGAAGCCCGGCGATCCGCTCGCCTCGCGCTGGGAGCGCGAATAGCCGGGAAGGTGGCGGAGTCTCGCGAACCAGTTCTCTTCGTGGCATCCTTAAAAAATGATTCTCGTTTTACGGATTCCGCAGAGTCGAAGGATATCCAGTCGTCGATCGTCTATCCCCTGATTCTCCAGGAGGAACTGCTCGGAGTGCTGAATGTGAATCGGACCCGCCAGAGCGACCCCTTTACCCCGATGGACCTGCGAATGGTGACCATTTTCAGTTCGCAAATTGCCCAGGCGGTTCATAATGCCCATCTCTATGAGCGGCTGGCAGCGAAAGTGACGGAGTTAGAAACCGCCAAAAAACAGTTGGAAGAAGCTCAGATGCAATTAATCCAATCTGAAAAACTTGCCGGAATAGGTCAATTGGCGGCTGGCGTGGCGCACGAGTTGAATAACCCTCTCAGCGGTGTTCTCGGATTTTCCCAACTATTGCTCGATGATCCTAAGCTGACGGCTCAGCAACGCAAAGACGTGGAAACCATCCATGCCCAGTCTCAGCGATGCCGGGTGATTATTCAGAACCTGCTGCAATTCAGCCGGCGCAAAGAACCGAGGAAAGAAGCCATCAATCTGATCCCGCTGATTCAGGCGACGCTGGACCTCGTGAAATATGATTTCTCAACGTCGGGCATTGAAATCATCCAAAAATTCCCGGATTCCCTGCCGCTGGTTTTTGGCGACAGCCATCAGCTCCAGCAGGTGTTTTTGAACATTATTACGAATGCCCGGCAAGCGATGGAGGGAAGCCTTCGCGGACAGTTATCGATCGAAGCGAAAACAGACGCCAAAGAGGTGATGATTGAATTTATCGATACGGGAGACGGGATCCCTCCAGAGCTTATGGGAAAGATTTTTGACCCCTTCTTTACGACGAAAGCGCCCGGAAAAGGAACCGGGCTCGGGTTGTCGATCTGTTACGGCATAATCCAGCAGCATCATGGAGAGTTAAAGGTGAAGAGTGCGGTCCATGCGGGGACGACATTTACCCTGCAGTTCCCGGTTTATGAATAA
- a CDS encoding response regulator has protein sequence MNKTPCRIMVVEDEQVILDLLRRVLTPPTFHLVTANTVQQGLQLLEQGSFELLMTDLRLPDGSGVEVIRAFRGQFASVPIVIITGSLTPEERLSQVTECGIFSCIEKPFDVLVLRQAVEQAIGGVHA, from the coding sequence ATGAATAAAACTCCCTGCCGCATCATGGTTGTTGAGGATGAGCAAGTGATTCTCGATCTCCTCAGGCGGGTCTTGACCCCTCCCACTTTTCATCTCGTGACAGCCAACACGGTTCAGCAGGGGCTTCAACTGCTTGAGCAGGGTTCTTTTGAGCTTCTGATGACGGATTTGCGTCTGCCGGATGGAAGCGGAGTGGAGGTTATCCGTGCGTTCCGGGGCCAATTCGCGTCCGTGCCGATCGTCATCATTACGGGGTCCCTGACGCCCGAAGAGCGTCTCAGCCAGGTGACGGAATGCGGGATTTTTAGCTGTATCGAAAAGCCCTTTGACGTGTTAGTGCTCCGCCAGGCCGTTGAGCAGGCCATCGGGGGCGTGCATGCGTGA
- a CDS encoding ATP-binding protein, translating into MRESRTMILVVDDEASVREVCQRTLAGMECVVETAEGAEPALAKMRDHPFDLVLTDLTMPGPLNGEKLLEEIKCLYPSTDVIIMTAFPALDTAIPTLKKGAYDYLIKPFDQSFLKASVGRWQEKRQLSDDLSYEKTLRQDLEAAYRQLQEMEQIKEAFLARVNHELRMPLVPAFMALDILKGRMTDEHSQSLCSLLDQRLTRLQDVIEQLLLFADVRQPSFQGSRRILDLPNLLRQTVEKYRLSWQERSLTVHLEAEPSSRCVWGDEGLVSTAFKHLFLNAIKFSKEKGRISLVGKVLPEGYEIRVSDDGEGIPADKMNKIFDGFYQVAYYMTRQAEGLGLGLAIVQRVMNLHGATISVTSAADQGTTFTLRFPFFEHPPTANELIAPPAAPS; encoded by the coding sequence ATGCGTGAATCTCGGACGATGATTTTAGTGGTCGATGATGAAGCCTCCGTCCGCGAAGTCTGCCAGCGGACGCTGGCGGGGATGGAATGTGTCGTTGAGACCGCGGAAGGGGCCGAACCGGCCTTAGCGAAGATGCGGGACCATCCATTTGATTTGGTGTTGACCGATCTGACCATGCCCGGACCCCTGAACGGGGAGAAACTGCTGGAGGAGATCAAGTGCCTTTACCCGTCGACCGATGTCATCATCATGACGGCTTTCCCGGCGCTGGATACGGCGATTCCTACGTTAAAAAAGGGAGCTTACGATTACCTGATTAAACCGTTCGATCAGTCCTTTTTGAAAGCCTCGGTCGGCCGCTGGCAGGAAAAACGGCAATTGTCGGACGATCTCAGCTACGAAAAGACACTCCGGCAGGACCTGGAGGCGGCCTATCGCCAGCTGCAGGAAATGGAGCAGATCAAAGAGGCTTTCCTGGCCCGAGTGAACCACGAGCTGCGGATGCCGCTCGTGCCGGCGTTTATGGCGTTGGATATTCTGAAGGGCCGGATGACCGACGAGCACAGCCAGTCCCTCTGCAGCCTGCTGGACCAGCGTCTGACCCGTCTGCAGGATGTGATCGAGCAGCTTCTCCTCTTTGCGGACGTCCGCCAGCCGTCGTTTCAGGGATCCCGGAGGATACTGGACCTTCCGAACCTGTTGCGACAGACCGTGGAAAAGTACCGCCTGAGCTGGCAGGAACGATCCCTGACCGTTCATCTCGAGGCAGAACCCAGCAGCCGGTGTGTCTGGGGAGATGAGGGGCTGGTCAGCACGGCGTTTAAGCACCTGTTTTTGAACGCGATCAAGTTCAGCAAGGAAAAAGGTCGCATTTCACTGGTCGGAAAGGTTCTCCCCGAGGGATATGAGATTCGAGTCTCTGATGACGGGGAAGGAATCCCCGCCGACAAAATGAACAAGATCTTTGACGGTTTTTACCAGGTTGCGTATTACATGACCCGACAGGCGGAAGGACTGGGGTTGGGATTGGCCATTGTCCAGCGTGTGATGAATCTCCACGGGGCCACGATCAGTGTGACCAGCGCGGCGGATCAGGGAACGACGTTTACGCTTCGGTTCCCATTTTTTGAGCATCCCCCGACGGCGAATGAGCTGATCGCTCCCCCCGCTGCTCCTTCCTGA
- a CDS encoding HEAT repeat domain-containing protein: protein MGIQGLAGFVIGVMVGTPVSALALNQTEIIQTHIHRLGRDYARVYQQEAASALVQIGPAAVPFLIQALSTPDTPRRIHVIEVLGDLKDPKAMDFLLREFENTSSKEIQCKIVEALGKLRAPLLYDFFASRVEDPDAGLRCFAIWSLGELRLQKAVPLLLEVLRTEDGYPLITAIDALGKTGLPEQSTLLLEYLKYENIQTRFVTAKALGEIGDARVVPALLHAMVKEPDPEVQEALAQTLGKIGGDAALSKLVQLIKEKSSPTLQHLAETGLESAGLQAAFYLMPFLKGDDFRLRLSAAKILGAIRAPGAIPYLVQMAEEKNPTARVVAITALGGCGDISVMALLTHMARSDEMVIREAAAEAMKKIAARNEQLYQETRKRSG from the coding sequence ATGGGAATCCAGGGTTTGGCCGGATTCGTCATCGGGGTGATGGTGGGAACGCCGGTCAGCGCGTTGGCCTTGAATCAAACCGAAATCATCCAGACGCATATCCATCGGTTGGGTCGCGATTATGCCAGGGTTTATCAGCAAGAGGCCGCTTCCGCGCTGGTTCAAATAGGTCCTGCCGCCGTCCCCTTCCTGATTCAAGCGCTCAGCACTCCGGATACTCCCCGCCGGATCCACGTCATTGAAGTTCTGGGAGATCTGAAAGATCCAAAAGCCATGGATTTTCTGCTTCGTGAATTTGAAAACACCTCCTCCAAGGAAATCCAGTGCAAAATTGTTGAGGCGCTGGGTAAATTGCGGGCGCCCCTCCTGTATGATTTTTTTGCAAGCCGGGTGGAGGATCCGGACGCCGGCCTACGCTGCTTCGCGATCTGGTCGTTGGGTGAGCTGCGTCTTCAAAAAGCCGTTCCACTGTTATTAGAGGTCCTGCGCACCGAAGACGGCTATCCGCTGATCACGGCGATTGACGCGTTGGGGAAGACGGGGCTTCCGGAACAATCGACGCTTCTTTTGGAATATTTGAAGTATGAAAATATCCAGACCCGCTTTGTCACCGCCAAAGCATTGGGGGAAATCGGCGATGCGCGCGTGGTCCCGGCGCTCCTTCATGCGATGGTGAAAGAGCCCGATCCAGAAGTGCAGGAAGCGCTGGCTCAGACGCTGGGTAAAATCGGCGGGGACGCCGCCCTTTCAAAACTGGTGCAGCTGATCAAGGAAAAATCCTCCCCAACCCTGCAGCATCTGGCGGAGACCGGGCTGGAATCCGCGGGCCTGCAAGCGGCTTTCTATTTGATGCCGTTTTTGAAGGGGGACGATTTTCGCCTGCGTTTGAGCGCGGCCAAAATTCTGGGCGCCATCCGGGCTCCTGGAGCGATTCCTTATCTGGTGCAGATGGCCGAGGAGAAGAATCCAACCGCTCGCGTGGTCGCCATTACCGCGTTAGGCGGTTGCGGAGACATATCCGTCATGGCGTTGCTGACCCATATGGCGCGTTCCGATGAGATGGTCATTCGAGAAGCGGCGGCCGAGGCGATGAAAAAGATAGCGGCACGCAACGAGCAGTTGTATCAAGAGACCCGAAAGAGGAGCGGATAG
- a CDS encoding HEAT repeat domain-containing protein, producing the protein MTIRKSIVGIGLLILCAGAWGAYLVARQAFLNDFNAGVQGYMAGDLVLARKKLNEALSRRPKSLPVKELLVKVLLEKSLQHRRAGHTTQAEHALDEAMRLAPANGEVQEALRILRIQLARPAVNLPRTTDEFLKTLSMGTRHSAPEREFPLWMEAHRQQEQVDRRDFIGALSQSQDQWQAVLEKQQTQFSRILYGSIAFFALVACLLVLLMVKLLSLLVGRRGLFAQVAAIQEQLSLLHPATQCLSGSGSRAALSESVATFRRLDAVEAELVHTSDVETAHRLLKPYIEGEDLWARARAAKTLYRLDAQASLDVMKALLNDTNPEAWLSAIWGLGELSTREAVEVLIPLIWHPYQPLQQAVIRCLIQIENRKKAEPDVTAKIQTVLAEVRAKTNWVI; encoded by the coding sequence ATGACGATCCGAAAATCCATCGTCGGAATAGGTCTTTTGATCCTCTGTGCGGGAGCGTGGGGCGCGTATTTAGTGGCTCGACAGGCTTTCTTGAATGACTTTAACGCAGGGGTTCAAGGTTATATGGCCGGCGACCTGGTCCTTGCGCGAAAGAAGCTGAACGAGGCCTTGTCCCGACGTCCGAAAAGCCTGCCGGTGAAGGAGTTGCTGGTGAAAGTTCTTCTGGAGAAAAGTTTGCAACACCGTCGAGCCGGTCATACGACGCAGGCTGAACACGCGCTAGACGAAGCCATGCGCCTGGCTCCCGCCAACGGGGAGGTCCAGGAGGCCCTGAGGATTCTGCGGATCCAATTGGCGCGTCCTGCGGTTAATCTGCCCCGCACAACGGATGAATTCTTAAAAACGCTCTCGATGGGGACCCGACATTCAGCCCCGGAGAGAGAATTCCCGCTATGGATGGAGGCACACCGGCAGCAGGAGCAGGTCGATCGGCGAGATTTTATAGGAGCGCTCTCGCAAAGCCAGGACCAATGGCAGGCGGTTCTCGAAAAACAGCAAACCCAGTTCAGCCGGATCCTTTACGGAAGTATCGCTTTCTTTGCTCTGGTGGCGTGTCTCCTGGTCTTGTTGATGGTGAAACTGTTATCCCTTCTGGTCGGGCGTCGGGGGTTGTTCGCTCAGGTCGCGGCGATTCAGGAGCAGTTGTCACTTCTCCATCCGGCGACACAGTGTCTGTCGGGTTCAGGGTCCCGTGCGGCGCTGAGCGAGTCTGTCGCGACCTTTCGCCGGCTCGATGCGGTTGAGGCAGAGCTGGTCCATACCTCAGACGTTGAAACAGCTCATCGTCTTCTCAAGCCGTATATCGAGGGAGAGGATCTATGGGCCAGGGCGCGTGCCGCCAAAACCTTGTATCGCCTGGATGCGCAAGCGTCTCTCGACGTGATGAAGGCTCTCTTAAACGATACCAACCCCGAAGCCTGGCTGTCGGCGATCTGGGGACTGGGGGAGTTGTCGACCCGGGAAGCGGTAGAGGTTTTAATCCCGCTGATCTGGCATCCGTATCAGCCACTCCAGCAGGCGGTCATTCGTTGCCTCATCCAGATTGAAAATCGTAAAAAGGCCGAGCCCGACGTCACCGCAAAAATACAAACCGTACTGGCTGAAGTCCGCGCAAAAACCAACTGGGTTATTTAG